In the genome of Andrena cerasifolii isolate SP2316 chromosome 5, iyAndCera1_principal, whole genome shotgun sequence, one region contains:
- the LOC143369187 gene encoding uncharacterized protein LOC143369187 isoform X4, with the protein MLGGSFLHRKGIRGPTTMLMFLILSLGDPSSADGSCEFPASWAGEWYQHEKLLSITINDTVLGERTCVEQSKHSYIVHGENCYYCIIVNDRHENLIQFREGYCQSERTNLEDICSKIKSDDTLYSMFRVNSKPIPCPFSGPSFTFTYDKGYGECAMPISLGEKCTDESKLLLKYQACPDVKRSESNTEELQCLAVWNDGRNKYLVGTLQGRSVSGAEKTYRCFLYEEKTHHQDNVVYLLAQSGEPTCNGLTTVSEGSPTIKLTKVDKQHNRCKYPSWITEHHDWHSLDGTKVYHFTNKNATLKVRVQDTEEGVFHEEKIVCHNLETLQPTDNGQGYKVKLIAHVTSGCDIGYVCMIFHKRDHHVIELQQSDEKAIMPDEACSLFDMSAMPYTTLISSSLRQRKCPNLGRYAILGLAPFNLPGTSFRRQRRSEKRSWRIIKRRSWSEDVQQKKMHEQDPNQQLQQHQQQHQEQQHHHHHHHHHHQYGGEQQHQQQQQQQHGGECRHANVEIGCSSPEQSEIVIGETCDREETTYYCHGSWEERGTWYTIVSKKNNQASPGLGQTFCFSMRFDGNTGKTSTVGKTIRTKLSERELWFTRLDRVCRREPAEDEWPYRLVDQGVCEDVTKAASSLAPLFSLSGSLLVVIMGNCAAYKYLLR; encoded by the exons ATGCTGGGAGGTTCGTTTCTACATCGGAAAGGGATTCGCGGCCCGACGACGATGCTGATGTTTTTGATTTTATCGTTAGGTGACCCATCATCTGCGGATG GTTCCTGCGAGTTCCCAGCGAGTTGGGCCGGAGAATGGTATCAgcacgaaaaactgttatcgattACTATAAACGATACCGTTCTGGGTGAAAGGACGTGCGTGGAGCAATCGAAACACTCGTACATCGTGCA CGGCGAGAACTGCTACTACTGCATAATCGTCAACGACCGACACGAGAATCTGATCCAGTTTCGCGAAG GCTATTGCCAGTCGGAACGAACCAATTTGGAAGACATATGTTCGAAGATCAAATCGGACGATACCTTGTATTCCATGTTTCGAGTGAATTCCAAACCTATACCGTGCCCTTTCAGCGGGCCATCGTTTACGTTTACCTACGACAAGGGATACGGCGAATGCGCAATGCCCATCAGCCTCGGAGAGAAATGTACGGACGAGAGTAAATTGCTTCTCAAGTATCAAGCTTGCCCGGACGTGAAGAGAAGCGAGAGTAACA CGGAGGAATTGCAGTGCCTTGCTGTGTGGAACGACGGTCGTAATAAATATCTTGTTGGAACGTTGCAAGGAAGAAGCGTATCAGGTGCGGAGAAAACCTACAG ATGTTTTCTATACGAAGAAAAAACGCATCATCAGGATAATGTGGTGTATTTGCTTGCTCAATCTGGCGAACCGACTTGCAATGGCCTGACTACCGTTTCCGAGGGATCGCCCACGATTAAACTGACGAAAG TCGACAAGCAGCACAACAGGTGTAAATATCCCTCCTGGATCACCGAGCATCACGACTGGCACTCCCTGGACGGCACAAAAGTATATCATTTTACGAACAAAAATGCAACGCTTAAAGTTCGAGTGCAAGATACCGAGGAGGGCGTGTTTCACGAGGAGAAGATTGTTTGTCATAATTTGGAGACATTGCAACCAACCGATAATGGGCAGGGGTACAAAGTGAAATTGATCGCTCATGTTACCAGTGGGTG TGATATTGGTTACGTTTGCATGATATTCCACAAGAGGGATCATCATGTTATAGAGTTACAGCAATCTG ATGAAAAGGCTATAATGCCGGACGAGGCGTGCTCCCTCTTCGATATGTCCGCCATGCCGTATACCACGTTGATAA GCTCTTCGTTACGTCAGAGAAAGTGTCCCAATCTTGGTCGGTACGCGATCTTGGGATTGGCTCCGTTTAATTTACCCGGCACGTCGTTCCGGCGACAACGCCGTAGTGAGAAACGTTCTTGGAGAATTATCAAAAGAAGATCTTGGAGCGAAGATGTACAGCAGAAGAAGATGCACGAACAGGATCCGAACCAACAGCTACAACAGCATCAGCAGCAGCATCAAGAACAACAgcatcaccatcatcatcatcatcaccatcaccaaTATGGAGGTGAGCAGCAgcatcagcagcagcagcaacaacaacacgGAGGGGAGTGCAGACATGCTAATGTTGAAATAGGCTGTTCCTCGCCGGAACAAAGTGAAATTGTCATTGGAGAAACGTGCGATAGAGAAGAGACAA CATACTACTGCCATGGAAGTTGGGAAGAAAGAGGTACTTGGTACACGATAGTGTCGAAAAAAAACAATCAGGCTTCCCCGGGACTAGGACAAACGTTTTGTTTTTCTATGCGTTTCGACGGCAATACGGGGAAAACGTCTACGGTCGGAAAAACTATTAGAACGAAACTTTCTGAGCGAGaactttggtttacgagattgGATCGAGTTTGCCGGAGAGAACCAGCCGAGGATGAATGGCCATACAGGCTTGTCGATCAAG GTGTGTGCGAAGATGTAACAAAAGCAGCTTCCAGTTTAGCGCCTCTATTTTCCCTATCTGGATCCTTGCTTGTTGTAATCATGGGAAATTGTGCGGCATACAAATATCTGTTAAGATGA
- the LOC143369187 gene encoding uncharacterized protein LOC143369187 isoform X2: protein MSRTYRMLGGSFLHRKGIRGPTTMLMFLILSLGDPSSADGSCEFPASWAGEWYQHEKLLSITINDTVLGERTCVEQSKHSYIVHGENCYYCIIVNDRHENLIQFREGYCQSERTNLEDICSKIKSDDTLYSMFRVNSKPIPCPFSGPSFTFTYDKGYGECAMPISLGEKCTDESKLLLKYQACPDVKRSESNTEELQCLAVWNDGRNKYLVGTLQGRSVSGAEKTYRCFLYEEKTHHQDNVVYLLAQSGEPTCNGLTTVSEGSPTIKLTKVDKQHNRCKYPSWITEHHDWHSLDGTKVYHFTNKNATLKVRVQDTEEGVFHEEKIVCHNLETLQPTDNGQGYKVKLIAHVTSGCDIGYVCMIFHKRDHHVIELQQSDEKAIMPDEACSLFDMSAMPYTTLISSSLRQRKCPNLGRYAILGLAPFNLPGTSFRRQRRSEKRSWRIIKRRSWSEDVQQKKMHEQDPNQQLQQHQQQHQEQQHHHHHHHHHHQYGGEQQHQQQQQQQHGGECRHANVEIGCSSPEQSEIVIGETCDREETTYYCHGSWEERGTWYTIVSKKNNQASPGLGQTFCFSMRFDGNTGKTSTVGKTIRTKLSERELWFTRLDRVCRREPAEDEWPYRLVDQGVCEDVTKAASSLAPLFSLSGSLLVVIMGNCAAYKYLLR from the exons ATGTCACGCACGTACCG GATGCTGGGAGGTTCGTTTCTACATCGGAAAGGGATTCGCGGCCCGACGACGATGCTGATGTTTTTGATTTTATCGTTAGGTGACCCATCATCTGCGGATG GTTCCTGCGAGTTCCCAGCGAGTTGGGCCGGAGAATGGTATCAgcacgaaaaactgttatcgattACTATAAACGATACCGTTCTGGGTGAAAGGACGTGCGTGGAGCAATCGAAACACTCGTACATCGTGCA CGGCGAGAACTGCTACTACTGCATAATCGTCAACGACCGACACGAGAATCTGATCCAGTTTCGCGAAG GCTATTGCCAGTCGGAACGAACCAATTTGGAAGACATATGTTCGAAGATCAAATCGGACGATACCTTGTATTCCATGTTTCGAGTGAATTCCAAACCTATACCGTGCCCTTTCAGCGGGCCATCGTTTACGTTTACCTACGACAAGGGATACGGCGAATGCGCAATGCCCATCAGCCTCGGAGAGAAATGTACGGACGAGAGTAAATTGCTTCTCAAGTATCAAGCTTGCCCGGACGTGAAGAGAAGCGAGAGTAACA CGGAGGAATTGCAGTGCCTTGCTGTGTGGAACGACGGTCGTAATAAATATCTTGTTGGAACGTTGCAAGGAAGAAGCGTATCAGGTGCGGAGAAAACCTACAG ATGTTTTCTATACGAAGAAAAAACGCATCATCAGGATAATGTGGTGTATTTGCTTGCTCAATCTGGCGAACCGACTTGCAATGGCCTGACTACCGTTTCCGAGGGATCGCCCACGATTAAACTGACGAAAG TCGACAAGCAGCACAACAGGTGTAAATATCCCTCCTGGATCACCGAGCATCACGACTGGCACTCCCTGGACGGCACAAAAGTATATCATTTTACGAACAAAAATGCAACGCTTAAAGTTCGAGTGCAAGATACCGAGGAGGGCGTGTTTCACGAGGAGAAGATTGTTTGTCATAATTTGGAGACATTGCAACCAACCGATAATGGGCAGGGGTACAAAGTGAAATTGATCGCTCATGTTACCAGTGGGTG TGATATTGGTTACGTTTGCATGATATTCCACAAGAGGGATCATCATGTTATAGAGTTACAGCAATCTG ATGAAAAGGCTATAATGCCGGACGAGGCGTGCTCCCTCTTCGATATGTCCGCCATGCCGTATACCACGTTGATAA GCTCTTCGTTACGTCAGAGAAAGTGTCCCAATCTTGGTCGGTACGCGATCTTGGGATTGGCTCCGTTTAATTTACCCGGCACGTCGTTCCGGCGACAACGCCGTAGTGAGAAACGTTCTTGGAGAATTATCAAAAGAAGATCTTGGAGCGAAGATGTACAGCAGAAGAAGATGCACGAACAGGATCCGAACCAACAGCTACAACAGCATCAGCAGCAGCATCAAGAACAACAgcatcaccatcatcatcatcatcaccatcaccaaTATGGAGGTGAGCAGCAgcatcagcagcagcagcaacaacaacacgGAGGGGAGTGCAGACATGCTAATGTTGAAATAGGCTGTTCCTCGCCGGAACAAAGTGAAATTGTCATTGGAGAAACGTGCGATAGAGAAGAGACAA CATACTACTGCCATGGAAGTTGGGAAGAAAGAGGTACTTGGTACACGATAGTGTCGAAAAAAAACAATCAGGCTTCCCCGGGACTAGGACAAACGTTTTGTTTTTCTATGCGTTTCGACGGCAATACGGGGAAAACGTCTACGGTCGGAAAAACTATTAGAACGAAACTTTCTGAGCGAGaactttggtttacgagattgGATCGAGTTTGCCGGAGAGAACCAGCCGAGGATGAATGGCCATACAGGCTTGTCGATCAAG GTGTGTGCGAAGATGTAACAAAAGCAGCTTCCAGTTTAGCGCCTCTATTTTCCCTATCTGGATCCTTGCTTGTTGTAATCATGGGAAATTGTGCGGCATACAAATATCTGTTAAGATGA
- the LOC143369187 gene encoding uncharacterized protein LOC143369187 isoform X3: protein MRCAESMLGGSFLHRKGIRGPTTMLMFLILSLGDPSSADGSCEFPASWAGEWYQHEKLLSITINDTVLGERTCVEQSKHSYIVHGENCYYCIIVNDRHENLIQFREGYCQSERTNLEDICSKIKSDDTLYSMFRVNSKPIPCPFSGPSFTFTYDKGYGECAMPISLGEKCTDESKLLLKYQACPDVKRSESNTEELQCLAVWNDGRNKYLVGTLQGRSVSGAEKTYRCFLYEEKTHHQDNVVYLLAQSGEPTCNGLTTVSEGSPTIKLTKVDKQHNRCKYPSWITEHHDWHSLDGTKVYHFTNKNATLKVRVQDTEEGVFHEEKIVCHNLETLQPTDNGQGYKVKLIAHVTSGCDIGYVCMIFHKRDHHVIELQQSDEKAIMPDEACSLFDMSAMPYTTLISSSLRQRKCPNLGRYAILGLAPFNLPGTSFRRQRRSEKRSWRIIKRRSWSEDVQQKKMHEQDPNQQLQQHQQQHQEQQHHHHHHHHHHQYGGEQQHQQQQQQQHGGECRHANVEIGCSSPEQSEIVIGETCDREETTYYCHGSWEERGTWYTIVSKKNNQASPGLGQTFCFSMRFDGNTGKTSTVGKTIRTKLSERELWFTRLDRVCRREPAEDEWPYRLVDQGVCEDVTKAASSLAPLFSLSGSLLVVIMGNCAAYKYLLR, encoded by the exons ATGAGATGCGCAGAATC GATGCTGGGAGGTTCGTTTCTACATCGGAAAGGGATTCGCGGCCCGACGACGATGCTGATGTTTTTGATTTTATCGTTAGGTGACCCATCATCTGCGGATG GTTCCTGCGAGTTCCCAGCGAGTTGGGCCGGAGAATGGTATCAgcacgaaaaactgttatcgattACTATAAACGATACCGTTCTGGGTGAAAGGACGTGCGTGGAGCAATCGAAACACTCGTACATCGTGCA CGGCGAGAACTGCTACTACTGCATAATCGTCAACGACCGACACGAGAATCTGATCCAGTTTCGCGAAG GCTATTGCCAGTCGGAACGAACCAATTTGGAAGACATATGTTCGAAGATCAAATCGGACGATACCTTGTATTCCATGTTTCGAGTGAATTCCAAACCTATACCGTGCCCTTTCAGCGGGCCATCGTTTACGTTTACCTACGACAAGGGATACGGCGAATGCGCAATGCCCATCAGCCTCGGAGAGAAATGTACGGACGAGAGTAAATTGCTTCTCAAGTATCAAGCTTGCCCGGACGTGAAGAGAAGCGAGAGTAACA CGGAGGAATTGCAGTGCCTTGCTGTGTGGAACGACGGTCGTAATAAATATCTTGTTGGAACGTTGCAAGGAAGAAGCGTATCAGGTGCGGAGAAAACCTACAG ATGTTTTCTATACGAAGAAAAAACGCATCATCAGGATAATGTGGTGTATTTGCTTGCTCAATCTGGCGAACCGACTTGCAATGGCCTGACTACCGTTTCCGAGGGATCGCCCACGATTAAACTGACGAAAG TCGACAAGCAGCACAACAGGTGTAAATATCCCTCCTGGATCACCGAGCATCACGACTGGCACTCCCTGGACGGCACAAAAGTATATCATTTTACGAACAAAAATGCAACGCTTAAAGTTCGAGTGCAAGATACCGAGGAGGGCGTGTTTCACGAGGAGAAGATTGTTTGTCATAATTTGGAGACATTGCAACCAACCGATAATGGGCAGGGGTACAAAGTGAAATTGATCGCTCATGTTACCAGTGGGTG TGATATTGGTTACGTTTGCATGATATTCCACAAGAGGGATCATCATGTTATAGAGTTACAGCAATCTG ATGAAAAGGCTATAATGCCGGACGAGGCGTGCTCCCTCTTCGATATGTCCGCCATGCCGTATACCACGTTGATAA GCTCTTCGTTACGTCAGAGAAAGTGTCCCAATCTTGGTCGGTACGCGATCTTGGGATTGGCTCCGTTTAATTTACCCGGCACGTCGTTCCGGCGACAACGCCGTAGTGAGAAACGTTCTTGGAGAATTATCAAAAGAAGATCTTGGAGCGAAGATGTACAGCAGAAGAAGATGCACGAACAGGATCCGAACCAACAGCTACAACAGCATCAGCAGCAGCATCAAGAACAACAgcatcaccatcatcatcatcatcaccatcaccaaTATGGAGGTGAGCAGCAgcatcagcagcagcagcaacaacaacacgGAGGGGAGTGCAGACATGCTAATGTTGAAATAGGCTGTTCCTCGCCGGAACAAAGTGAAATTGTCATTGGAGAAACGTGCGATAGAGAAGAGACAA CATACTACTGCCATGGAAGTTGGGAAGAAAGAGGTACTTGGTACACGATAGTGTCGAAAAAAAACAATCAGGCTTCCCCGGGACTAGGACAAACGTTTTGTTTTTCTATGCGTTTCGACGGCAATACGGGGAAAACGTCTACGGTCGGAAAAACTATTAGAACGAAACTTTCTGAGCGAGaactttggtttacgagattgGATCGAGTTTGCCGGAGAGAACCAGCCGAGGATGAATGGCCATACAGGCTTGTCGATCAAG GTGTGTGCGAAGATGTAACAAAAGCAGCTTCCAGTTTAGCGCCTCTATTTTCCCTATCTGGATCCTTGCTTGTTGTAATCATGGGAAATTGTGCGGCATACAAATATCTGTTAAGATGA
- the LOC143369187 gene encoding uncharacterized protein LOC143369187 isoform X1, translating into MRCAESYVFRASLERKGSWMLGGSFLHRKGIRGPTTMLMFLILSLGDPSSADGSCEFPASWAGEWYQHEKLLSITINDTVLGERTCVEQSKHSYIVHGENCYYCIIVNDRHENLIQFREGYCQSERTNLEDICSKIKSDDTLYSMFRVNSKPIPCPFSGPSFTFTYDKGYGECAMPISLGEKCTDESKLLLKYQACPDVKRSESNTEELQCLAVWNDGRNKYLVGTLQGRSVSGAEKTYRCFLYEEKTHHQDNVVYLLAQSGEPTCNGLTTVSEGSPTIKLTKVDKQHNRCKYPSWITEHHDWHSLDGTKVYHFTNKNATLKVRVQDTEEGVFHEEKIVCHNLETLQPTDNGQGYKVKLIAHVTSGCDIGYVCMIFHKRDHHVIELQQSDEKAIMPDEACSLFDMSAMPYTTLISSSLRQRKCPNLGRYAILGLAPFNLPGTSFRRQRRSEKRSWRIIKRRSWSEDVQQKKMHEQDPNQQLQQHQQQHQEQQHHHHHHHHHHQYGGEQQHQQQQQQQHGGECRHANVEIGCSSPEQSEIVIGETCDREETTYYCHGSWEERGTWYTIVSKKNNQASPGLGQTFCFSMRFDGNTGKTSTVGKTIRTKLSERELWFTRLDRVCRREPAEDEWPYRLVDQGVCEDVTKAASSLAPLFSLSGSLLVVIMGNCAAYKYLLR; encoded by the exons ATGAGATGCGCAGAATCGTACGTATTTCGCGCATCGCTGGAACGAAAGGGCAGTTG GATGCTGGGAGGTTCGTTTCTACATCGGAAAGGGATTCGCGGCCCGACGACGATGCTGATGTTTTTGATTTTATCGTTAGGTGACCCATCATCTGCGGATG GTTCCTGCGAGTTCCCAGCGAGTTGGGCCGGAGAATGGTATCAgcacgaaaaactgttatcgattACTATAAACGATACCGTTCTGGGTGAAAGGACGTGCGTGGAGCAATCGAAACACTCGTACATCGTGCA CGGCGAGAACTGCTACTACTGCATAATCGTCAACGACCGACACGAGAATCTGATCCAGTTTCGCGAAG GCTATTGCCAGTCGGAACGAACCAATTTGGAAGACATATGTTCGAAGATCAAATCGGACGATACCTTGTATTCCATGTTTCGAGTGAATTCCAAACCTATACCGTGCCCTTTCAGCGGGCCATCGTTTACGTTTACCTACGACAAGGGATACGGCGAATGCGCAATGCCCATCAGCCTCGGAGAGAAATGTACGGACGAGAGTAAATTGCTTCTCAAGTATCAAGCTTGCCCGGACGTGAAGAGAAGCGAGAGTAACA CGGAGGAATTGCAGTGCCTTGCTGTGTGGAACGACGGTCGTAATAAATATCTTGTTGGAACGTTGCAAGGAAGAAGCGTATCAGGTGCGGAGAAAACCTACAG ATGTTTTCTATACGAAGAAAAAACGCATCATCAGGATAATGTGGTGTATTTGCTTGCTCAATCTGGCGAACCGACTTGCAATGGCCTGACTACCGTTTCCGAGGGATCGCCCACGATTAAACTGACGAAAG TCGACAAGCAGCACAACAGGTGTAAATATCCCTCCTGGATCACCGAGCATCACGACTGGCACTCCCTGGACGGCACAAAAGTATATCATTTTACGAACAAAAATGCAACGCTTAAAGTTCGAGTGCAAGATACCGAGGAGGGCGTGTTTCACGAGGAGAAGATTGTTTGTCATAATTTGGAGACATTGCAACCAACCGATAATGGGCAGGGGTACAAAGTGAAATTGATCGCTCATGTTACCAGTGGGTG TGATATTGGTTACGTTTGCATGATATTCCACAAGAGGGATCATCATGTTATAGAGTTACAGCAATCTG ATGAAAAGGCTATAATGCCGGACGAGGCGTGCTCCCTCTTCGATATGTCCGCCATGCCGTATACCACGTTGATAA GCTCTTCGTTACGTCAGAGAAAGTGTCCCAATCTTGGTCGGTACGCGATCTTGGGATTGGCTCCGTTTAATTTACCCGGCACGTCGTTCCGGCGACAACGCCGTAGTGAGAAACGTTCTTGGAGAATTATCAAAAGAAGATCTTGGAGCGAAGATGTACAGCAGAAGAAGATGCACGAACAGGATCCGAACCAACAGCTACAACAGCATCAGCAGCAGCATCAAGAACAACAgcatcaccatcatcatcatcatcaccatcaccaaTATGGAGGTGAGCAGCAgcatcagcagcagcagcaacaacaacacgGAGGGGAGTGCAGACATGCTAATGTTGAAATAGGCTGTTCCTCGCCGGAACAAAGTGAAATTGTCATTGGAGAAACGTGCGATAGAGAAGAGACAA CATACTACTGCCATGGAAGTTGGGAAGAAAGAGGTACTTGGTACACGATAGTGTCGAAAAAAAACAATCAGGCTTCCCCGGGACTAGGACAAACGTTTTGTTTTTCTATGCGTTTCGACGGCAATACGGGGAAAACGTCTACGGTCGGAAAAACTATTAGAACGAAACTTTCTGAGCGAGaactttggtttacgagattgGATCGAGTTTGCCGGAGAGAACCAGCCGAGGATGAATGGCCATACAGGCTTGTCGATCAAG GTGTGTGCGAAGATGTAACAAAAGCAGCTTCCAGTTTAGCGCCTCTATTTTCCCTATCTGGATCCTTGCTTGTTGTAATCATGGGAAATTGTGCGGCATACAAATATCTGTTAAGATGA